A genomic segment from Conger conger chromosome 2, fConCon1.1, whole genome shotgun sequence encodes:
- the LOC133121990 gene encoding ras-related protein Rab-3D-like, protein MASANDSRQQQAQKDAADQNFDYMFKLLIIGNSSVGKTSFLFRYADDSFTSAFVSTVGIDFKVKTVYRNDKRVKLQIWDTAGQERYRTITTAYYRGAMGFLLMYDITNQDSFNAVQDWATQIKTYSWDNAQVILVGNKCDLEDDRLVPAEEGQRLADELGFQFFEASAKDNINVKQVFERLVDVICEKMNESMDGEPSPMANHRAPTLQDTPPDNQGGCSC, encoded by the exons ATGGCGTCCGCAAATGACTCCCGGCAGCAGCAGGCCCAGAAGGACGCGGCGGACCAGAACTTCGACTACATGTTCAAGCTCCTGATCATCGGCAACAGCAGCGTGGGCAAGACCAGCTTCCTGTTCCGCTACGCCGACGACTCCTTCACCTCCGCCTTCGTCAGCACCGTCGGCATCGACTTCAAGGTCAAGACGGTCTACCGCAACGACAAGAGGGTCAAGCTGCAGATCTGG GACACGGCGGGGCAGGAGCGCTATAGGACCATCACCACAGCCTATTACAGAGGAGCCATGGGCTTCCTGCTCATGTACGACATCACCAACCAGGACTCCTTCAACGCTGTACAGGATTG GGCGACTCAGATAAAGACGTACTCCTGGGACAATGCACAGGTGATCCTGGTGGGGAACAAGTGTGATCTGGAGGACGACCGGCTGGTCCCCGCTGAGGAGGGCCAAAGGCTGGCAGACGAGTTAG gtTTCCAGTTCTTTGAGGCCAGCGCCAAAGACAACATCAATGTGAAGCAGGTGTTTGAGCGTCTGGTGGACGTCATCTGCGAGAAGATGAACGAGAGCATGGACGGGGAACCCAGCCCCATGGCCAATCATCGGGCTCCTACCCTGCAGGACACGCCCCCTGACAACCAGGGTGGCTGTTCATGCTAA
- the pld6 gene encoding mitochondrial cardiolipin hydrolase isoform X1 encodes MCHDSTIAPSTITLHLQRTYWKLNGSYRALHENSAQEEVQQRFVSAKMSLRYTVKIGLGTLAVILSVEWLDWLLRRLWSRHSRQGLLKEVLFFPTALACVEHLFTPDPRITIPCPCPLPHGLETSFSRLLRHLLSARASLDLCVFAFSSQELSRAVLLLQARGVTVRVVTDKDYMRITGSQIGTLRNAGICVRHEMGAVHMHHKFAVVDRRRLITGSLNWTVTAIQSNKENILVTEEPDLVLPFTKEFQQLWDSNDPARHYPPGYSTL; translated from the exons ATGTGTCATGACTCCACAATAGCTCCTTCAACAATCACATTACATCTACAGCGAACCTACTGGAAGCTAAACGGAAGCTATCGAGCGCTGCACGAGAACTCGGCACAGGAAGAAGTTCAACAGCGGTTTGTCTCTgcaaaa ATGTCATTGAGGTATACAGTGAAGATTGGCCTCGGCACTCTGGCCGTCATCCTCAGTGTGGAGTGGCTGGACTGGCTGCTCCGCCGTCTGTGGTCCCGGCACAGCCGCCAGGGTCTGCTGAAAGAGGTGCTCTTCTTCCCAACAGCACTCGCCTGCGTGGAGCACCTCTTCACACCTGATCCAAGAATCACCAT cccctgcccctgccccctgccgcACGGCCTGGAGACCTCCTTCAGCCGCCTCCTGCGGCACCTCCTGTCGGCCCGCGCCTCCCTGGACCTGTGCGTGTTCGCCTTCTCCAGCCAGGAGCTGAGCCGGGccgtgctgctgctgcaggcccGGGGCGTGACCGTGAGGGTGGTCACCGATAAGGACTACATGCGCATTACCGGCTCCCAGATCGGCACCCTCCGCAACGCAG GGATCTGTGTGAGGCACGAGATGGGGGCCGTACACATGCACCACAAGTTTGCGGTGGTGGACAGGCGGCGACTGATCACCGGCTCCCTCAACTGGACGGTGACGGCCATCCAGAGCAACAAGGAGAACATCCTGGTGACCGAGGAGCCGGACCTGGTTCTTCCTTTCACCAAGGAGTTCCAGCAGCTGTGGGACTCCAATGACCCAGCCCGACACTACCCCCCGGGCTACTCCACCCTCTGA
- the pld6 gene encoding mitochondrial cardiolipin hydrolase isoform X2 yields the protein MSLRYTVKIGLGTLAVILSVEWLDWLLRRLWSRHSRQGLLKEVLFFPTALACVEHLFTPDPRITIPCPCPLPHGLETSFSRLLRHLLSARASLDLCVFAFSSQELSRAVLLLQARGVTVRVVTDKDYMRITGSQIGTLRNAGICVRHEMGAVHMHHKFAVVDRRRLITGSLNWTVTAIQSNKENILVTEEPDLVLPFTKEFQQLWDSNDPARHYPPGYSTL from the exons ATGTCATTGAGGTATACAGTGAAGATTGGCCTCGGCACTCTGGCCGTCATCCTCAGTGTGGAGTGGCTGGACTGGCTGCTCCGCCGTCTGTGGTCCCGGCACAGCCGCCAGGGTCTGCTGAAAGAGGTGCTCTTCTTCCCAACAGCACTCGCCTGCGTGGAGCACCTCTTCACACCTGATCCAAGAATCACCAT cccctgcccctgccccctgccgcACGGCCTGGAGACCTCCTTCAGCCGCCTCCTGCGGCACCTCCTGTCGGCCCGCGCCTCCCTGGACCTGTGCGTGTTCGCCTTCTCCAGCCAGGAGCTGAGCCGGGccgtgctgctgctgcaggcccGGGGCGTGACCGTGAGGGTGGTCACCGATAAGGACTACATGCGCATTACCGGCTCCCAGATCGGCACCCTCCGCAACGCAG GGATCTGTGTGAGGCACGAGATGGGGGCCGTACACATGCACCACAAGTTTGCGGTGGTGGACAGGCGGCGACTGATCACCGGCTCCCTCAACTGGACGGTGACGGCCATCCAGAGCAACAAGGAGAACATCCTGGTGACCGAGGAGCCGGACCTGGTTCTTCCTTTCACCAAGGAGTTCCAGCAGCTGTGGGACTCCAATGACCCAGCCCGACACTACCCCCCGGGCTACTCCACCCTCTGA
- the elof1 gene encoding transcription elongation factor 1 homolog → MGRRKSKRKPPPKKKLTGNLDTQFTCPFCNHEKSCDVKMERSRNTGIISCTVCLEEFQTPITYLSEPVDVYSDWIDACEAANQ, encoded by the exons ATGGGTCGGCGTAAATCAAAACGGAAGCCGCCTCCTAAGAAGAAGCTGACGGGAAATCTGGACACCCAGTTCACCTGTCCATTTTGTAACCACGAAAAGTCATGTGAcgtcaaaat GGAACGCAGTAGAAATACAGGAATAATATCCTGTACAGTTTGCTTGGAAGAATTCCAGACCCCTATAACCT ATCTTTCAGAACCTGTGGATGTTTATAGTGATTGGATAGACGCGTGTGAGGCTGCCAATCAGTAG